The Gammaproteobacteria bacterium genome includes the window TAGTTGTACAATTGTACGTATGAAGATCGTAGCGGATACCAACATCTTCCTGGCGGTCGCCCTGGACGAGCCGGAAAAGGCCCGGATCATCGATCTAACCGCCGGTGCGGAAGTCCTCGCCCCGGAGATCCTGCCTTACGAGATCGGCAATGCGCTGTCCGCGATGATCAAGCGGAAACGGCTCATGCCCGAGCAGGTATTGGCGGCCCAGGCCAGCGCAAGCGCGATCCCGGTCAGGCTGATCGGCGTCGATGTCCGCCAAGCATTGCAGTTGGCGATGGATTTCGACCTCTACGCCTATGACGCCTATTTCCTGCACTGTGCCAGATCCCTTGGCCATCCACTCATCACCCTTGACGGTCGCATGAAGCAGGTTGCAACCGAGCTGAAGATTGAGCTCCTGGAGTAAACAGCGATGAAGGTATTCACCTATTCCGAAGCCCGGCAGAATCTCGCCAAGCTCCTGGTGCTCGCCCAAGAGGAAGCGATCGAGATCCGCAGGCGAGATGGGACCGTCTTCTTGCTGACGGCGAAAAAGGAACTGGCGCCATCGCCCTTCGATGTCCCGGGTATCAAGACCAAGGCGACCACGCGGGACATCCTGGATGCCGTGCGGGAGTCCAGAACGGCATGAGGGTCAATCGCATCGTCTGGCGCTGGGAGGAAAGGGACTTCGGCTTTCGCTTCTGCGCGGGTAAGGGGCAGCGAACCGAGGAGTACTACCAGGCCGTCCGCTCCGGGGAGTTCTACAGCGTGCCAAAGAGCAAGCGGAAGCTGAAGAAGGAACGCGTCGATGCGCTTGCGAAAACCTCGGTCCCACCGACGTCACCGAAGGTCGTGAAGCTGCCCTGGCAGGACTACGACCAGGACTGGGACTGGATCACCACCGCCGACGGCGTCTTGCTGAACTACGCGGGTTGCCTCGACCGCGAAGAGCTGAACCGCCGCGAGGACGAGGGTGTCGCGCGCGCCATGGAGTACGTTGCATCGCTGCTTGAGCGGCCAGACCCGGTGCCGCTGACCCTGAATCTGCTGCAGCAGATCCATCGGGAACTGATGGGCCAGATCTACCCGTTCGCGGGGGGCTGGCGAAGCGTGTGTCTCCACAAGGGCGACGGGCCGACCAAGTGGCCCTTGCCACCCAGCGGCATCCAGCCCCTCATGGACGTGTTGGAACGCGACCTGCTCAAGCGATCCCCCGTGATCTCGGACGACGATCATCAAGTGTTCGGCTTCGTCAGCGAGGTCATGAACGAGCTGCTGGCCATCCATCCCTTCCGCGAAGGCAACGGACGCGCCGCCTTCATTGTGGGAAACCTGATCCTGATGCAGAACGGGATGCTGCCCCTGGACGTATACGACCGCAAGAGCGACGAAGGCAGATACTTCGATGCCTGCGAGGCGGGGCGCGTGCAGAAGGACTACACACCTTTAGCAGGGCTCATCGCAGAGTGGGAAGACGCGGCATTGGCGCGCTGGGAGGCTAGCCATGAGGCGTAGACGCGTCGATCTCAAGGCGATCCTGGCCGACGAGGATCTGCGCCGGGACCTGATGGTCTCTACGATTCAGACGACCCAGGCTCGAGAGGGCATCGAGACCAGCAAGGAGCAGGCGGACCGGGCCTATTACGTCGTCAACGAGGCGGACAAGGCGACATTCTTAGACTTGGAGCGGTTTCGTGGCGGCAAGCGGTCGGAGCCGGACCGGCGGGAGGAAATGTTCGTTCGGACGCTGAACGAGACAGCGGAGCGGGTTCGTTTTGACGTTGCGAGGAGGGATTTCGGAACGATCGAAACATCACCGCTCGCTTATCGCCGAGTTGGTTTGGTATCGCACATCTTTAGAGAGGCCCTCTCGCTTGATCCCGCATGGGGCGCTGCGAAACAAGGCTTAGCAACTGCTGCAGACCCACGTTTTGTACGTCAGTATTGGGAGTTTCCAACGGAGCGAATTGGCAAGGGACTCGACTGGATACCGTTCGCAAAAGGTGGTGATTTTTCCAGGTTCTACTCGGATGTTTCGCTGCTGGTCCAATGGACGGATACGGCCATCGACGTGATGAAAAGTATCGGACGGGTACAGAATGTAGACTACTACTTCATACCTGGCCTTACTTGGCCGCGGCGCACTCAACGAGGATTCAATCTCCGCACAATGCCTGCGGGCTGTATCTTCGGCGACAAGGGCCCCGCGATTTTTCCAGCGCGAGAGCAGGACGCGGGGTTCTTGCTCGGAATCGCCAATTCTGCTCCGGCCGAGTACCTTCTCAAGGGGCTAATGTCCTTCGGATCCTGGGAAGTGGGCGTCATCAAACGCCTTCCAGTTCCTGATCCCGTTCAAACGCAGCATGAGAGTATTGGAACGGTCGCAAAACAGATTCACAACGCCAAGGCCTCATGGGACGAGGGCAACGAGATCTCCACGCGCTTCAAACAACCATGGTTCCTCCTTGGCGATCTTGGCGCCTTGGCGGTTCCCCAACGTCTCAGCTACCTCGCAGACCTAGAAGCCACCGAAGAAGCCCGTATCCAGCACCTCTACGCCAAGCTGAACGACGAGGTCTACAAGCTCTACGGTATCCCAGACCCAACCCGCGCCACCATCGAGGAAACACTGGGCGAGCGGCCACCGGAGATCCTCTGGCCCCAGATGGAAGGCAAGACCACCGAGCAAAAACGCATGGAGCACGTCTGGCGCTTGTTG containing:
- a CDS encoding type II toxin-antitoxin system VapC family toxin, producing the protein MKIVADTNIFLAVALDEPEKARIIDLTAGAEVLAPEILPYEIGNALSAMIKRKRLMPEQVLAAQASASAIPVRLIGVDVRQALQLAMDFDLYAYDAYFLHCARSLGHPLITLDGRMKQVATELKIELLE
- a CDS encoding prevent-host-death protein encodes the protein MKVFTYSEARQNLAKLLVLAQEEAIEIRRRDGTVFLLTAKKELAPSPFDVPGIKTKATTRDILDAVRESRTA
- a CDS encoding Fic family protein, with the translated sequence MRVNRIVWRWEERDFGFRFCAGKGQRTEEYYQAVRSGEFYSVPKSKRKLKKERVDALAKTSVPPTSPKVVKLPWQDYDQDWDWITTADGVLLNYAGCLDREELNRREDEGVARAMEYVASLLERPDPVPLTLNLLQQIHRELMGQIYPFAGGWRSVCLHKGDGPTKWPLPPSGIQPLMDVLERDLLKRSPVISDDDHQVFGFVSEVMNELLAIHPFREGNGRAAFIVGNLILMQNGMLPLDVYDRKSDEGRYFDACEAGRVQKDYTPLAGLIAEWEDAALARWEASHEA
- a CDS encoding BREX-1 system adenine-specific DNA-methyltransferase PglX, with the protein product MRRRRVDLKAILADEDLRRDLMVSTIQTTQAREGIETSKEQADRAYYVVNEADKATFLDLERFRGGKRSEPDRREEMFVRTLNETAERVRFDVARRDFGTIETSPLAYRRVGLVSHIFREALSLDPAWGAAKQGLATAADPRFVRQYWEFPTERIGKGLDWIPFAKGGDFSRFYSDVSLLVQWTDTAIDVMKSIGRVQNVDYYFIPGLTWPRRTQRGFNLRTMPAGCIFGDKGPAIFPAREQDAGFLLGIANSAPAEYLLKGLMSFGSWEVGVIKRLPVPDPVQTQHESIGTVAKQIHNAKASWDEGNEISTRFKQPWFLLGDLGALAVPQRLSYLADLEATEEARIQHLYAKLNDEVYKLYGIPDPTRATIEETLGERPPEILWPQMEGKTTEQKRMEHVWRLLSYAVKRVIEADEDGIVPFLSVGGEPPLLDRVRRELAALFPDQDSNQVEVDIANELKRKVKGYRTVQGIGEWLEHVYFDYHASLYKKRPILWHIASSQGRGACAFAALVHYHKLDHDRLAKLRGSYLSDAIAHLRREAGLAAQEGRAEDRQDWQAKLEEAQALDRRLQWVQEGVNGDPAPGDCRIRTPWKSEDELPVGWRPDLDDGVAVNILPLQTAGVLRVGRVI